The following coding sequences lie in one Arachis stenosperma cultivar V10309 chromosome 5, arast.V10309.gnm1.PFL2, whole genome shotgun sequence genomic window:
- the LOC130980001 gene encoding cinnamoyl-CoA reductase-like SNL6, giving the protein MGVVRSWESRQAELDSFCRRLMADTATIHRRKDLEPQPKNNLFGDYEEEEERNTLVCVTSGVSYLGLALVNKLLQKGYSVRITIENPEDIEKVREMKESRGGNGKLEVVMGKLSDVDSLLNAFEGCHGVFHTSAFTDPAGLSGYTKSMAEIEARVSENVMEACARTTTIKRCVFTSSLLACVWQQQNPDSQDSPITINHTSWTNESLCKEKKLWYALGKVRAEKAAWRIANERGLKLTTICPALITGPDFCRSNPTSTIAYLKGAQEMYCHGLIATVDVTKLAEAHASVFKAMNSTASGRYICFDKLIDNQTEAEILAKEIGMPKHKICGDCSSLHRFMKISNDKLNRLMSGPIRCYNQHYC; this is encoded by the exons atggGTGTGGTGCGGTCGTGGGAGAGTAGGCAGGCGGAGCTAGACTCCTTTTGCCGAAGACTAATGGCCGATACGGCCACCATTCATCGGCGAAAGGACCTAGAGCCGCAGCCGAAAAACAACCTCTTTGGGGattatgaagaagaagaagagaggaatACCCTAGTTTGTGTGACAAGTGGTGTTTCTTATTTGGGACTTGCTTTGGTCAACAAGCTTTTGCAAAAAGGTTACTCAGTGAGAATCACTATTGAAAACCCAg AGGACATAGAAAAAGTGAGGGAAATGAAGGAAAGTAGAGGAGGAAATGGAAAATTGGAAGTAGTAATGGGAAAGTTAAGTGATGTTGATAGCTTATTAAATGCATTTGAAGGTTGCCATGGCGTTTTTCACACCTCTGCTTTTACCGATCCTGCTGGTCTCTCTGGCTACACT AAATCAATGGCTGAGATTGAAGCGAGGGTGAGTGAGAATGTGATGGAAGCATGTGCAAGAACAACAACTATTAAAAGATGTGTCTTCACATCATCACTCTTAGCTTGTGTGTGGCAACAACAAAATCCAGACTCACAAGATTCTCCAATTACTATTAACCATACCTCATGGACAAATGAATCACTGTGCAAAGAAAAGAAG TTATGGTATGCATTGGGAAAAGTGAGAGCTGAGAAGGCTGCATGGAGAATAGCAAATGAAAGGGGTTTGAAGCTCACTACCATATGTCCAGCACTCATCACAGGCCCTGATTTTTGTCGTAGTAATCCAACATCTACTATTGCATATCTTAAAG GTGCCCAAGAAATGTATTGTCATGGTTTGATAGCAACAGTTGACGTAACAAAATTGGCTGAAGCTCATGCAAGTGTGTTCAAGGCAATGAATAGCACTGCTTCTGGCAGATACATTTGCTTTGATAAATTAATTGATAACCAAACTGAGGCAGAAATTTTGGCCAAAGAAATTGGGATGCCTAAACATAAGATTTGTGGGGATTGTTCCTCATTGCATAGATTTATGAAAATCTCAAATGACAAGTTAAACAGACTGATGTCAGGTCCAATTAGGTGTTACAATCAACATTATTGTTAA